One part of the Anaerolineales bacterium genome encodes these proteins:
- the scpB gene encoding SMC-Scp complex subunit ScpB — protein sequence MAAKKASAAANEEKLTLEARIEALLFVAPGLVAVNQLATALEVPPKQVEAALPAVEEAFATRGIRLQRYRGELRLISAPEAAPLVERFLHLEATTRLSAAALECLAIVAYQQPITRPQIDSVRGVNSDSSIRSLLTHGLVEEAGRADGPGRPILYSTTSEFLQHFGLSKIEDLPKLNLENVASQAQLPTLPGLKS from the coding sequence ATGGCGGCAAAAAAGGCATCTGCAGCAGCAAACGAAGAAAAACTCACCCTCGAAGCGCGCATTGAAGCGCTGCTCTTCGTCGCCCCCGGCTTGGTGGCAGTGAACCAGCTCGCCACCGCGCTGGAAGTGCCGCCCAAGCAGGTGGAAGCCGCCCTGCCGGCGGTGGAAGAAGCCTTCGCCACCCGCGGCATTCGCCTGCAGCGCTACCGCGGTGAGCTGCGCCTGATCAGCGCCCCGGAGGCCGCGCCGCTGGTCGAGCGCTTCCTGCATCTCGAGGCGACCACTCGCCTCAGCGCCGCGGCGCTGGAGTGCCTCGCCATCGTCGCCTATCAGCAGCCGATCACCCGCCCGCAGATCGACTCTGTGCGCGGCGTCAACAGCGACAGCTCGATCCGCTCGTTGCTGACCCACGGCCTGGTGGAAGAAGCTGGCCGCGCTGATGGCCCGGGCCGCCCCATCCTGTACTCCACCACTTCTGAATTCCTGCAGCATTTCGGCCTCAGCAAGATCGAAGATCTTCCCAAGCTGAATCTGGAAAATGTGGCTTCACAAGCCCAATTGCCAACTCTGCCAGGCCTTAAATCCTGA
- a CDS encoding amino acid ABC transporter substrate-binding protein, which produces MTKKLYPVLGLLLATAVLLAACGGSPAPATGEAPVAEQPTAAPAEIIFTTPSGYGVTLEAVQARGNLICGVNSQVPGFGYVDADGNFSGVDVDYCRALAAAIFGDATAVEFRPVTAAERFTALQSGEIDVLSRNTTWSTLRDTELGGNFTATTFYDGQGLMVREDSGITDIAGLDGGTICVQTGTTTELNLADVFAAAGVSYTPAVFEDADGTFAAYAEGRCDAVTTDKSGLVSRRTVLADPDAHVILDVTMSKEPLGPMVRHGDDQWFDIAQWTVFAMISAEEFGVTSANVDSMMTSSNPEVLRMLGAEGELGAALGLSSDWAYNIISQVGNYEEVYNRSLGPDTPTYIPRGLNSLYTEGGLLYAPPFR; this is translated from the coding sequence ATGACCAAGAAGCTGTACCCTGTTTTGGGTCTGCTGCTGGCCACCGCGGTGCTCCTCGCCGCCTGTGGCGGTAGCCCCGCCCCTGCCACCGGTGAAGCCCCGGTCGCCGAGCAGCCCACCGCTGCTCCCGCCGAGATCATCTTCACCACCCCCTCTGGCTACGGTGTAACCCTGGAAGCCGTGCAAGCTCGCGGCAACCTGATCTGCGGTGTGAACTCGCAGGTGCCTGGTTTCGGTTACGTTGACGCCGACGGCAACTTCTCCGGCGTGGACGTGGACTACTGCCGCGCCCTGGCTGCCGCCATCTTTGGCGACGCCACCGCTGTTGAGTTCCGCCCCGTGACCGCTGCCGAGCGCTTCACCGCTCTGCAGTCCGGCGAAATTGACGTGCTGAGCCGCAACACCACTTGGAGCACCCTGCGTGACACCGAGCTGGGCGGCAACTTCACTGCCACGACCTTCTACGATGGTCAGGGCCTGATGGTCCGCGAAGACAGCGGCATCACTGACATCGCCGGCCTCGACGGTGGCACGATCTGCGTGCAGACCGGCACCACCACCGAGCTGAACCTGGCTGACGTCTTCGCCGCCGCCGGTGTGAGCTACACCCCGGCCGTGTTCGAAGATGCTGATGGCACCTTCGCCGCTTACGCCGAGGGCCGCTGTGACGCCGTCACCACCGACAAGTCCGGCTTGGTTTCCCGCCGCACTGTGCTGGCTGACCCGGATGCTCACGTGATCCTGGATGTCACCATGTCCAAGGAGCCCCTGGGCCCCATGGTTCGCCACGGTGATGACCAGTGGTTCGACATTGCGCAGTGGACCGTGTTCGCCATGATCTCCGCTGAGGAGTTCGGCGTCACCTCCGCCAATGTTGACAGCATGATGACCAGCTCCAACCCCGAAGTCCTGCGTATGCTGGGCGCCGAGGGCGAGTTGGGCGCCGCTCTGGGCCTGAGCTCCGACTGGGCGTACAACATCATCAGCCAGGTGGGTAACTACGAAGAGGTCTACAACCGCAGCCTGGGTCCGGACACTCCGACCTACATCCCCCGCGGTCTGAACAGCCTCTACACCGAAGGCGGCCTGCTCTACGCTCCGCCCTTCCGCTAG
- a CDS encoding ABC transporter permease subunit (The N-terminal region of this protein, as described by TIGR01726, is a three transmembrane segment that identifies a subfamily of ABC transporter permease subunits, which specificities that include histidine, arginine, glutamine, glutamate, L-cystine (sic), the opines (in Agrobacterium) octopine and nopaline, etc.), with protein MANAPRAHANPPFWRDERVLKLLAQLVFGAAVLIFGYILIQNMINGLRQQGTTLGIGFLQNTAGFDLAETLNGFTRSSAYIQAFLAGLYNTLLVSAVGVLFSTILGIILGVARLSSNLLVRTLATAYLELMRNLSLLVFLIFWYLAVFLKLPLVREAITWPGNIILSNRGIGIPWGIPTETWPAFKLFLLGGLALALVITVAFHFQGKRTGKAPLAIIWAPLAFLAVAAAGWFVQSVAPLSLDLPAVQGLNIRGGRIFTPEFMALTSGLVLYTAAFIGEVVRAGIQAVSKGQVEAARAIGLSSFQTLRLVVFPQALQVIIPPLTSQYLNLTKNSSLAIAVGYPDLFYVSNTILNQSGRAVEMITLVMLTYLLFSLITSIFMNWYNARVRLVER; from the coding sequence ATGGCAAACGCCCCCAGAGCACATGCCAACCCGCCCTTCTGGAGAGACGAGCGGGTGCTCAAACTGCTGGCCCAGCTTGTTTTTGGCGCGGCAGTGCTGATCTTTGGCTACATCCTCATCCAAAACATGATCAACGGCCTGCGCCAGCAAGGCACTACGCTGGGCATTGGCTTTTTGCAAAACACGGCCGGCTTTGACCTGGCCGAAACCCTGAACGGCTTCACGCGCAGCTCCGCTTATATTCAGGCCTTTCTTGCCGGTTTGTACAACACGCTGCTGGTCAGCGCGGTGGGCGTCCTGTTCTCCACCATCCTCGGCATCATTCTGGGCGTGGCGCGCCTCTCCAGCAATCTGCTGGTGCGCACATTGGCCACCGCCTACCTGGAGCTGATGCGCAACTTGTCCTTATTGGTGTTCCTCATCTTCTGGTATCTGGCCGTGTTCCTCAAACTGCCGCTGGTGCGCGAGGCGATCACCTGGCCCGGCAATATCATCCTCAGCAACCGCGGCATCGGCATCCCCTGGGGTATCCCCACTGAAACCTGGCCAGCCTTCAAACTGTTCCTGCTGGGCGGCCTGGCCCTCGCCCTTGTCATCACAGTTGCCTTTCACTTTCAGGGCAAGCGCACCGGCAAAGCCCCGCTGGCCATCATTTGGGCGCCGCTGGCCTTTCTGGCCGTGGCGGCCGCGGGCTGGTTTGTGCAGTCGGTGGCCCCGCTCAGCCTGGACCTGCCCGCCGTGCAGGGCCTCAACATCCGCGGCGGCCGCATCTTCACGCCGGAGTTTATGGCGCTGACCTCCGGCCTGGTGCTGTACACCGCCGCTTTTATCGGCGAGGTAGTACGCGCCGGCATCCAGGCCGTGTCCAAGGGCCAGGTGGAAGCCGCCCGCGCCATCGGTCTCAGCAGCTTCCAAACCCTGCGCTTGGTCGTCTTCCCGCAAGCGCTGCAAGTCATCATCCCCCCGCTCACCAGCCAATACCTTAACCTGACCAAGAACTCTTCGCTGGCGATCGCGGTGGGCTATCCCGATCTGTTCTACGTGTCCAACACGATCCTGAACCAGAGCGGCCGCGCCGTGGAAATGATCACGCTGGTCATGCTCACCTATCTGCTTTTTAGCCTAATCACCTCGATCTTCATGAACTGGTACAACGCCCGCGTGCGTCTGGTGGAGCGCTAA
- a CDS encoding amino acid ABC transporter permease — MTAQTTVKPPLAERHTPLGWLRKNLFNSWGNAILTIVAGWLTFVTLRGLITWVFTEADWTVIETNLRLILLGQYPIAEVWRIWVSMLLLAFLIGNSLSIWGKGKTSTRFTVLLTGVLLALAFVVSGPSRQWLLGMAALLAAGWWLARGAGKAMRNVVGIGWVVWPPIFILLLRGFGEGGLLPQVGTNLWGGLMLTFMLTIVGIVFSFPIGVLLALGRQSELRIVRWFCIAFIEIVRGVPLITILFMAQLMLPLFLPAGLTIDRVLRAMVGITLFSAAYLAENVRGGLQAIPKGQYEAAYALGLSNPQSMGLIILPQALRLIIPILVGQFIALFKDTALVAIVGLFDLVGIARTVLAQPAFLGTHREVYAFISLLYWVFSYAMSYVSIRLEDSLGVGKR; from the coding sequence ATGACAGCCCAAACGACCGTCAAGCCACCTCTGGCTGAGCGCCACACCCCACTGGGCTGGCTACGCAAGAACCTGTTCAACTCCTGGGGCAACGCCATCCTCACCATTGTCGCCGGCTGGCTGACCTTTGTCACGCTGCGCGGCCTGATCACTTGGGTCTTCACCGAGGCGGACTGGACCGTGATCGAGACCAACCTGCGTCTGATCCTGCTCGGCCAGTACCCCATCGCCGAGGTCTGGCGCATCTGGGTCTCGATGCTGCTGCTGGCCTTCCTCATCGGCAATTCGCTCTCGATCTGGGGCAAGGGCAAAACATCCACCCGCTTCACGGTCCTGCTCACCGGCGTGCTCCTGGCGCTGGCCTTCGTGGTCAGCGGCCCTTCACGCCAATGGCTACTGGGCATGGCGGCGCTGTTGGCCGCCGGCTGGTGGCTTGCCCGCGGTGCGGGCAAGGCTATGCGCAACGTAGTGGGAATTGGCTGGGTGGTGTGGCCGCCCATCTTCATCCTGCTGCTGCGCGGCTTCGGCGAAGGCGGCTTGCTGCCTCAGGTAGGCACGAATTTATGGGGCGGGCTGATGCTCACCTTCATGCTCACCATCGTGGGCATCGTGTTCTCTTTCCCCATCGGTGTGCTGCTGGCCCTCGGCCGCCAATCTGAGCTGCGCATTGTGCGCTGGTTCTGCATCGCCTTCATCGAGATCGTGCGCGGCGTGCCGCTCATCACCATCCTGTTCATGGCGCAGCTGATGCTGCCGCTGTTCCTGCCGGCTGGCCTCACCATTGACCGCGTGCTTCGCGCCATGGTGGGCATTACGCTGTTCAGCGCCGCCTACCTGGCCGAGAATGTGCGCGGCGGCCTGCAAGCCATCCCCAAAGGCCAGTACGAGGCTGCCTACGCCCTGGGGCTGAGCAACCCGCAATCGATGGGCCTCATCATCCTGCCTCAGGCGCTGCGCCTCATCATCCCCATCCTGGTCGGCCAGTTCATCGCCCTGTTCAAAGACACGGCGCTGGTTGCCATCGTGGGCCTGTTCGACCTGGTGGGTATTGCCCGCACAGTGCTGGCCCAGCCCGCCTTCCTGGGCACCCATCGCGAGGTCTACGCATTCATTTCACTGCTGTACTGGGTGTTTAGCTACGCCATGTCCTACGTCAGTATCCGCCTGGAAGATTCACTGGGCGTAGGTAAACGATAA
- a CDS encoding amino acid ABC transporter ATP-binding protein has translation MTADKTPIIIAKDVHKWFGDFQALRGVSMEVKQGEVIVIFGPSGSGKSTFIRTINHLEEHQQGDIVVDGIELSHDVRNIEKIREETGMVFQQFNLFPHLTVLQNITLAPIWVKKWDKPRAEAKAMELLNRVGIPEQAHKYPGQLSGGQQQRVAIARALAMEPKIMLFDEPTSALDPEMIKEVLDAMIELAKTGMTMLVVTHEMGFARAVADRMFFFDKGEIVESGTPDQIFKSPKEDRTKLFLSQILHH, from the coding sequence ATGACCGCTGACAAAACCCCTATCATCATCGCCAAGGATGTACACAAATGGTTTGGCGATTTTCAAGCCCTGCGCGGTGTGAGCATGGAAGTGAAGCAGGGTGAAGTGATCGTGATCTTCGGGCCTTCCGGCTCGGGCAAATCCACCTTCATCCGCACCATCAACCATCTCGAAGAGCACCAACAGGGCGACATTGTCGTGGACGGCATTGAGCTGAGCCACGATGTGCGCAACATCGAAAAGATCCGCGAGGAGACCGGCATGGTCTTCCAGCAGTTCAACCTCTTTCCGCATCTCACCGTACTGCAGAACATCACTTTGGCCCCGATCTGGGTAAAGAAGTGGGATAAGCCCCGCGCCGAGGCCAAAGCCATGGAGCTGCTCAACCGTGTCGGTATCCCTGAGCAGGCCCACAAGTACCCCGGCCAGCTCTCCGGCGGCCAGCAGCAGCGCGTCGCCATCGCCCGCGCCCTCGCCATGGAGCCCAAGATCATGCTCTTCGACGAGCCCACCAGTGCCCTGGATCCTGAGATGATCAAAGAAGTGCTTGACGCCATGATCGAGCTGGCCAAGACTGGCATGACCATGCTGGTGGTCACCCACGAGATGGGCTTCGCCCGCGCCGTGGCCGACCGCATGTTTTTCTTCGACAAAGGCGAGATCGTCGAAAGCGGCACGCCCGACCAGATCTTCAAGTCGCCCAAGGAAGACCGCACCAAGCTGTTCCTATCTCAGATCTTGCATCACTAG
- a CDS encoding GIY-YIG nuclease family protein gives MGKKQTYVYIVGNTTGVLYTGMTSDLAARLHQHMTGETNAFSKRYRTTRLLFYEVFEHPIDAMKAEKIIKGWRRSKKLDLIRTMNPEFKDLSRDWLDGEMSE, from the coding sequence ATGGGGAAAAAGCAGACTTACGTCTACATTGTGGGCAATACTACCGGTGTCCTGTATACAGGGATGACCTCGGACCTGGCAGCTAGACTCCATCAGCACATGACCGGAGAAACAAATGCCTTTTCCAAACGCTATCGCACAACAAGACTTCTGTTTTACGAGGTGTTTGAGCATCCGATTGATGCTATGAAGGCCGAGAAGATAATTAAAGGGTGGCGGCGGAGCAAGAAGCTTGATTTGATCCGAACAATGAATCCGGAGTTCAAAGATCTGAGTAGGGATTGGCTTGACGGTGAGATGAGTGAATAG
- a CDS encoding helix-hairpin-helix domain-containing protein, whose product MDTLQKIRVVGRDMHLESDSENDQICAPVVGGRQLPARPVATIPISEVALPGGRKMKVVKSMLTTACERNCNYCPFRAGRSKMQRITIKPDEMAQVSYQAYRQRLVEGLFLSSGIIKGGVTTQDKLIDTAEILRNKLGFRGYLHLKIMPGADRDQVRRSMQLADRISVNLEGANTRRLATLAPMKKFAEELLAPLKWAQEIRVNEAPASTWNGRWASSVTQFVVGGADETDVELVSTSEYLYHELKLKRTYYSAFSPIIDTPLENHRPENPWREHRLYQASFLLRDYGFAMEELPFNQSGNLPLNKDPKTAWAEQTLLHKPVEVNTATREQLLLVPGIGPKSADAILRARRLHAITSLEQLKELGIVPKRSAPFVLLNGRQPSFQPRLMDMAEPTPQLRPRFPG is encoded by the coding sequence ATGGATACCCTGCAAAAAATACGCGTCGTCGGGCGCGATATGCACCTCGAATCCGACAGCGAGAACGATCAGATCTGCGCCCCCGTGGTCGGCGGGCGGCAACTGCCCGCCCGCCCCGTGGCCACCATCCCCATCAGCGAGGTAGCCCTGCCCGGTGGCCGCAAGATGAAGGTGGTCAAGAGCATGCTCACCACCGCCTGCGAGCGCAACTGCAACTACTGCCCCTTCCGCGCCGGCCGCAGCAAAATGCAGCGTATCACCATCAAGCCAGACGAAATGGCCCAGGTCTCCTACCAGGCCTACCGTCAGCGCCTGGTCGAGGGGCTGTTCCTCAGTTCCGGCATCATTAAGGGCGGTGTCACCACCCAGGACAAGCTCATCGACACCGCCGAGATCCTACGCAACAAGCTCGGCTTCCGCGGCTATCTGCACCTCAAGATCATGCCCGGTGCCGACCGTGACCAGGTGCGCCGCTCCATGCAACTGGCCGACCGTATCTCGGTCAACCTGGAAGGCGCCAACACCCGCCGCCTGGCGACCCTGGCGCCGATGAAAAAGTTTGCCGAGGAGCTGCTCGCCCCGCTCAAGTGGGCGCAGGAGATCCGCGTCAACGAGGCGCCCGCCAGCACCTGGAACGGGCGGTGGGCCAGCTCGGTCACCCAGTTCGTCGTCGGCGGCGCAGACGAGACCGATGTTGAGCTGGTCTCGACCTCGGAGTATCTGTATCACGAGCTCAAACTCAAGCGCACCTACTACTCAGCTTTTTCGCCCATCATCGACACCCCACTAGAGAACCACCGCCCCGAGAACCCTTGGCGAGAGCACCGCTTGTATCAAGCCTCATTCCTGTTGCGTGATTACGGCTTTGCCATGGAGGAGCTGCCCTTCAACCAAAGCGGCAACCTCCCGCTCAACAAAGACCCCAAAACCGCCTGGGCCGAGCAGACCCTGCTGCACAAGCCGGTCGAGGTCAACACCGCCACGCGTGAGCAGCTGCTCCTGGTGCCCGGCATCGGCCCCAAGAGTGCAGATGCCATTCTGCGCGCCCGCCGCCTGCATGCCATCACCAGTCTGGAGCAGCTCAAGGAGCTTGGCATCGTGCCTAAGCGCAGCGCGCCCTTTGTGCTGCTCAATGGCCGCCAGCCCAGCTTCCAACCGCGTCTTATGGACATGGCCGAGCCTACGCCCCAACTCCGCCCGCGCTTCCCCGGTTAA
- a CDS encoding SOS response-associated peptidase — protein sequence MPGRFTLTSSPALIRETFPWLSVPDQLTPRYNIAPTQPVAVVLNDGSHKVDFVNWGLIPSFSSGAKMTSLLINARSEGITRTPAFRGPFRYKRCIVLADGIFEWVKFPRKREKVPYWVYLKTRRPFALAGVWDSWHSMDGSEVKTCATITCEPNPLVKQIHHRMGVILPAEHIAAWLQPGEATDPKGLQALLQPYPPDEMTYHQVAPIVSSAANDVPECIAPLPFDPPMEKILEQNFGEKRER from the coding sequence ATGCCCGGCCGCTTCACCCTCACATCCAGCCCCGCCCTCATCCGGGAAACCTTTCCCTGGCTCAGCGTGCCAGATCAGCTCACCCCGCGTTATAACATCGCCCCTACTCAGCCTGTGGCTGTGGTGCTCAACGATGGCAGCCACAAAGTTGACTTCGTCAATTGGGGCCTCATCCCATCCTTCAGCAGCGGCGCCAAGATGACCTCGCTGCTGATCAACGCCCGCTCCGAGGGCATCACCCGCACGCCCGCTTTCCGCGGCCCGTTCCGTTACAAGCGCTGCATCGTGCTGGCCGATGGGATCTTCGAATGGGTCAAGTTCCCGCGCAAGCGTGAGAAAGTGCCCTACTGGGTGTACCTCAAGACCCGCCGCCCGTTTGCGCTGGCCGGCGTATGGGACAGTTGGCACTCGATGGACGGCTCCGAGGTCAAGACCTGCGCCACGATCACATGCGAGCCCAACCCGCTGGTCAAGCAGATCCATCACCGCATGGGCGTCATCCTGCCCGCTGAGCACATCGCCGCCTGGCTGCAGCCCGGTGAAGCCACTGACCCCAAAGGGCTGCAAGCTTTGCTACAGCCCTACCCGCCGGACGAGATGACCTATCACCAGGTCGCCCCCATCGTCAGCAGCGCCGCCAATGATGTGCCCGAATGCATAGCTCCGCTGCCCTTCGACCCGCCGATGGAAAAAATACTTGAGCAGAACTTTGGAGAGAAGCGTGAACGTTGA
- a CDS encoding DinB family protein, giving the protein MNVEAFRTLYDYHISENRKIWQRHIADLPEEVWTQPLDYSMGSLRTQIAHLIRVDHIWFLDLGAPMPEEEIDEKNPGKDRPALRAYWDQVEGAMRSYINNLTEETLASKPLQGEDAELAVWQVLLHVANHGTDHRAQILRALHDAGQKTGPQDLVFYLYEQQEK; this is encoded by the coding sequence GTGAACGTTGAAGCCTTCCGCACCCTGTACGACTATCACATCAGTGAGAACCGCAAGATCTGGCAGCGCCATATCGCCGATCTGCCCGAAGAGGTTTGGACCCAGCCGCTGGACTATTCGATGGGCTCGCTGCGCACGCAGATCGCTCACTTGATCCGGGTTGACCACATCTGGTTTCTCGATCTCGGTGCGCCGATGCCCGAGGAAGAGATCGACGAGAAGAACCCCGGCAAAGACCGCCCCGCCCTGCGCGCCTATTGGGACCAGGTGGAAGGGGCCATGCGCAGCTACATCAACAACCTCACCGAAGAGACCCTGGCCAGCAAGCCGCTGCAGGGCGAAGACGCCGAACTGGCCGTATGGCAGGTGCTGCTGCACGTTGCCAACCACGGCACAGACCACCGCGCCCAGATACTGCGCGCCCTGCACGACGCCGGCCAGAAGACCGGCCCGCAGGATTTGGTCTTCTACCTGTACGAGCAGCAAGAAAAGTAA
- a CDS encoding ASCH domain-containing protein, which yields MLFTQPTLEGIKDGRITLAFRTWAKPAARAGSLHKTAVGLIQIVSVEPVVAASITASEAQAAGYDSRQQLLAALAERPGTVYKITLRYHSADPRLALLSQRQLSAEDTAGLLRKLARLDAASRHGPWTREVLDAISRHPHLRAADLAKRMGKEKEWLKLNVRKLKNLGLTISHHPGYEISPLGKLILKKLK from the coding sequence ATGCTCTTCACCCAGCCCACCCTCGAGGGCATCAAAGATGGGCGTATCACGCTGGCCTTCCGCACCTGGGCCAAACCGGCTGCCAGGGCCGGCAGCCTGCATAAAACCGCGGTCGGCCTGATCCAGATCGTTTCTGTCGAGCCGGTGGTGGCGGCCAGCATCACCGCCAGCGAGGCGCAAGCCGCCGGCTACGACAGCCGCCAGCAGTTGCTGGCGGCGTTGGCCGAGCGGCCCGGCACAGTCTACAAGATCACGCTGCGCTATCACTCCGCTGACCCGCGCCTGGCGCTGCTCTCGCAGCGCCAGCTCAGCGCTGAGGACACAGCGGGGCTGCTGCGCAAGCTGGCCCGCCTGGATGCTGCCAGCCGCCATGGCCCCTGGACGCGCGAAGTGCTGGATGCCATCAGCCGCCACCCACACCTGCGTGCGGCTGACCTGGCCAAGCGCATGGGCAAAGAGAAGGAATGGCTCAAGCTCAACGTGCGCAAGCTCAAGAACCTCGGCCTGACCATCAGCCACCACCCGGGCTACGAGATCTCGCCCCTGGGCAAGCTGATTCTTAAGAAACTAAAATAG